One Cupriavidus taiwanensis DNA window includes the following coding sequences:
- a CDS encoding LysR substrate-binding domain-containing protein translates to MTLKQLEAFYWAAKLGSFAIAADRLHVTQSSLSKRIAELEASIGGTLFDRSSQRAVLTDLGQRMVPLANQMLSLSDSVKGLVAATEGLHGVCKFGISELGALTWLPTFVATLRESHPNLVLRPYVDLARQLERRVARGELDFAVAPGPSHDSELQAEVMSEVRFAWMASPSRVGSNRVLRPEDFERHPVITMTEDSGLTRAFDKWAAAQGLQVQRILACNSLMAITGLTAAGVGISFLPADYMHMWVQRGSLRELSSEPPLPTLDYCFLWRRDDNRNLVLRLREYVREAVNYSIGPMTRN, encoded by the coding sequence ATGACCCTAAAGCAACTCGAAGCGTTCTATTGGGCGGCAAAGCTGGGCAGCTTCGCCATTGCGGCGGATCGTCTTCACGTTACGCAGTCATCGCTATCGAAGCGGATTGCTGAACTCGAGGCATCCATCGGGGGAACGCTTTTCGACCGTTCAAGCCAGCGAGCGGTCCTGACCGACCTGGGCCAGCGCATGGTGCCGTTGGCAAATCAGATGCTCTCGCTGAGTGACAGCGTCAAAGGGCTGGTCGCAGCGACCGAAGGTCTGCATGGGGTCTGCAAGTTTGGCATCAGCGAACTTGGCGCATTGACCTGGTTGCCAACGTTCGTGGCCACGCTACGAGAATCGCACCCGAACCTGGTGCTTCGCCCTTACGTCGATCTTGCGCGGCAACTGGAACGCCGCGTAGCGCGAGGAGAGCTGGATTTCGCGGTGGCCCCGGGACCATCACACGATAGCGAGTTGCAGGCCGAGGTCATGAGCGAGGTCCGGTTTGCCTGGATGGCATCGCCTTCCCGGGTGGGCAGCAACCGTGTCCTGCGTCCCGAGGACTTCGAGCGGCACCCCGTGATTACGATGACGGAGGATTCTGGCCTGACGCGCGCGTTTGACAAGTGGGCGGCCGCACAAGGATTGCAGGTCCAGCGCATCCTCGCCTGCAACAGCCTGATGGCAATCACCGGGCTGACAGCGGCCGGGGTAGGCATCAGCTTCCTGCCGGCCGACTACATGCACATGTGGGTGCAGCGAGGATCATTGCGCGAACTGTCGAGCGAACCGCCTCTGCCGACGCTCGACTACTGCTTCTTGTGGCGACGCGACGACAATCGCAACCTGGTTCTCAGGCTTCGGGAATACGTACGCGAGGCTGTGAACTATTCGATCGGTCCTATGACCCGGAACTAG